The proteins below come from a single Candidatus Babeliales bacterium genomic window:
- a CDS encoding right-handed parallel beta-helix repeat-containing protein has protein sequence MSYKNMVGILAFVLCHAVYATGTVINEDAVRSEASSRISAAAIQNALCEILSTLEDLKCPDDLCEATVITEAQILSESGVYCLGNDVTGTIFIAGSSITLNLNGHIVLSGSDGIAVASTARDVRIRNGMVRGASGEDRGIFVNGATDVRIEDVTCENWETGIYVLDSFTVTCDRVICSDNRVEGAKFENSTGVVVRDSAFNGSNIVGASVLSGSAVEFINCSSTSGVSTDCLRQLNVAGMSAIDFLRAGKGTARACSAMQIGFLCFESAVIYRDCTSFTSIFGFLCDVGQTDAFNCVAEGNIIGFSLGGDRHSLTNCLAENNAEVGFLSAPAQGEVIFRDCIAKGNLGNGFFEDEVAPSDAVSNMYLNCVACNNGINYSPNIIAANNAPVTTPTAARGFDNIDCSLSEPATCAAKMVSEPQTLTEPGIYCLTNDIFGTITIAGNGITLDLNGYTIHNQPLRVSCGNDGICMTRVDGIRIKNGRVEGPYTDNIGISISTCSNVTIEDVVCEGWNAGIQIVSGIAITIDRVSASFNNQGVSCSLANVIMRDSIFDYNFNDGVYMTDISQVELVRCTATGDPGNNVPTDVITFGRSGFHVAGFEVETVFRDCSAFIYPIGFLVECPARVDMYNCVAENTFEGFVLDGVRVYALNCAANNSFVGFLMPARCDDGFVTLRNCYASGNRDFGFLDESIPTDTSVNMYLNCVACKNGTNYSSNIIASNNAPVASAATATGYSNVTCS, from the coding sequence ATGAGTTATAAAAATATGGTGGGAATATTAGCTTTTGTGCTTTGTCATGCAGTATATGCAACTGGCACTGTGATTAATGAAGATGCTGTGCGTTCTGAAGCATCTTCACGAATATCTGCGGCTGCAATTCAAAATGCATTGTGTGAAATTTTAAGTACGCTTGAGGATCTGAAATGTCCAGATGATTTGTGTGAAGCGACTGTGATTACCGAAGCACAAATATTATCTGAAAGCGGTGTTTACTGCTTGGGCAATGATGTAACGGGTACCATCTTTATTGCAGGATCGAGTATCACCTTGAATTTGAATGGACATATAGTTTTGTCTGGTTCTGATGGAATTGCCGTTGCATCAACAGCGCGAGATGTACGTATTCGCAACGGGATGGTACGAGGAGCAAGCGGGGAGGATAGAGGTATTTTTGTGAATGGCGCTACGGATGTTCGTATCGAAGATGTAACGTGTGAAAATTGGGAAACTGGGATTTATGTTCTTGATAGCTTTACCGTTACCTGTGATCGCGTAATCTGTAGTGATAATAGGGTTGAAGGTGCAAAGTTTGAAAATAGTACTGGAGTTGTTGTCCGTGATAGTGCTTTTAATGGGAGTAATATAGTTGGAGCATCAGTATTAAGTGGCAGCGCAGTTGAATTTATTAATTGCTCGTCAACATCTGGAGTTTCTACAGATTGCTTAAGGCAACTGAATGTTGCAGGTATGTCAGCAATTGATTTTTTGAGAGCAGGGAAAGGCACCGCTCGAGCTTGTTCGGCTATGCAAATTGGCTTCCTGTGCTTCGAGTCAGCAGTAATCTATCGTGATTGCACATCATTTACTTCTATTTTTGGGTTTCTTTGCGACGTGGGACAGACTGATGCCTTTAATTGCGTTGCTGAAGGCAACATCATAGGATTTTCCCTTGGGGGAGATAGGCATTCTTTGACGAACTGTTTGGCAGAAAATAATGCTGAAGTTGGATTTCTGTCCGCGCCTGCTCAAGGTGAAGTTATTTTCCGTGATTGTATAGCAAAAGGTAATCTTGGAAATGGTTTCTTCGAGGATGAAGTGGCGCCATCCGATGCTGTAAGCAATATGTATTTAAATTGTGTTGCATGTAACAATGGTATTAACTATTCTCCTAATATTATAGCAGCCAATAATGCCCCAGTTACTACACCGACAGCAGCTCGTGGATTTGACAATATTGATTGTAGTTTGAGTGAGCCGGCAACATGTGCAGCAAAAATGGTTTCAGAACCACAAACACTGACAGAGCCAGGGATCTATTGTCTAACTAATGATATTTTTGGAACAATTACCATTGCAGGCAACGGTATAACATTAGATTTGAACGGATATACAATTCATAATCAACCACTAAGAGTTTCTTGTGGAAATGATGGTATTTGTATGACTCGTGTAGATGGAATACGTATTAAAAACGGACGTGTAGAAGGTCCGTATACTGATAATATTGGTATTAGTATAAGTACGTGCTCTAATGTGACGATAGAAGATGTTGTTTGCGAAGGTTGGAACGCAGGTATTCAAATAGTATCAGGCATTGCAATAACTATTGATCGAGTTTCTGCAAGTTTTAACAATCAAGGCGTATCGTGTAGCCTTGCTAATGTTATAATGCGCGATTCTATTTTTGATTATAACTTTAATGACGGCGTATATATGACAGACATTTCTCAAGTGGAGCTTGTACGGTGTACTGCAACAGGGGATCCAGGAAACAACGTGCCTACTGATGTAATCACGTTTGGTCGAAGTGGGTTCCATGTAGCAGGCTTTGAAGTGGAAACAGTGTTTCGCGACTGCTCGGCCTTCATTTATCCAATTGGGTTCCTTGTAGAATGCCCTGCTCGTGTTGATATGTATAATTGTGTAGCAGAAAATACGTTTGAGGGATTTGTATTAGATGGTGTTCGAGTATATGCACTCAATTGTGCAGCAAATAATAGTTTTGTTGGGTTCCTTATGCCAGCGCGTTGCGACGACGGTTTTGTTACACTAAGAAATTGTTATGCGTCGGGCAATAGGGATTTTGGATTTTTAGATGAAAGCATTCCAACCGATACCTCTGTTAATATGTACTTAAATTGTGTGGCATGTAAAAATGGGACTAATTATTCTAGCAATATTATTGCATCCAATAATGCTCCAGTTGCCTCTGCAGCAACTGCCACTGGATATTCTAACGTAACCTGTTCTTAG
- a CDS encoding right-handed parallel beta-helix repeat-containing protein yields the protein MNYKNIVGLLMLMLSHAVYTTGTVTNEDALRSAASTRISGTAIQNALCEMLSTLEDMKRTDDLCKATVITQAQVLSESGIYCLGNDVTGTIFIAGSGITLNLNGYTIFAGSDGIAVSDTASDVRIKNGFIQGTSVDRLSEDRGIFISGARDVRIADVTCQNWAIGIYFVDATAGTLDRVVCDRNRVGFLCEQSLGLVIRNSVFSDNVLRGAQSSSCSSVEFINCSAFHSSGADSEVIGFSSNGATIVYRDCTAFNLGLGFIVDFGRGDFFNCVSNGNIIGFEVDGDAATVNNCVAQDNIGSGFFSVPDQGEVVFRNCLAKGNGIGFGEVGAITDDIKNMYLNCIACNNGTNYSSNIIASNHAPVTSAANARGFDNVDCSNMTPDLLAAAIQLLVGTVPTDFIP from the coding sequence ATGAATTATAAAAATATAGTCGGTCTATTAATGTTGATGCTTTCTCATGCAGTATATACAACTGGCACGGTGACGAATGAGGATGCTCTTCGCTCTGCAGCATCTACACGAATATCTGGGACTGCAATTCAAAATGCATTGTGTGAGATGCTCAGTACCCTTGAGGATATGAAACGTACAGATGATTTGTGTAAAGCGACTGTGATTACGCAAGCGCAAGTGCTATCGGAAAGTGGTATTTACTGTTTGGGGAATGATGTAACCGGTACTATCTTTATTGCAGGATCAGGGATCACACTGAACTTAAATGGATATACCATATTTGCGGGCTCTGATGGAATTGCTGTTTCAGATACTGCATCAGACGTGCGTATTAAAAATGGGTTTATACAAGGCACAAGTGTTGATAGATTGAGCGAAGATAGAGGGATTTTTATTAGTGGCGCTCGTGATGTTCGCATAGCAGATGTAACATGCCAAAATTGGGCAATTGGGATTTATTTTGTAGATGCCACTGCTGGCACCCTTGATCGTGTAGTATGTGATAGAAATAGGGTTGGTTTTTTATGTGAGCAGTCTCTAGGGCTTGTTATTCGCAATAGTGTGTTCAGTGACAACGTTCTCAGAGGCGCCCAGAGCAGCTCTTGTAGCTCTGTAGAATTTATTAATTGTTCGGCATTTCATTCAAGTGGAGCTGATTCAGAAGTGATCGGGTTTTCATCTAATGGTGCAACAATAGTGTACCGTGATTGTACGGCATTTAATTTAGGTTTAGGTTTTATTGTTGATTTTGGGCGAGGTGATTTTTTTAATTGCGTTTCAAATGGCAACATTATAGGGTTTGAAGTTGATGGAGATGCAGCAACGGTGAACAATTGTGTTGCACAAGACAATATTGGGAGCGGATTTTTTTCAGTTCCTGATCAAGGTGAAGTTGTTTTTCGTAATTGTTTGGCAAAAGGAAATGGTATTGGTTTTGGAGAAGTAGGCGCTATAACGGATGACATCAAAAATATGTATCTCAACTGTATTGCGTGCAATAATGGTACTAATTATTCTTCTAACATTATTGCTTCAAATCATGCTCCTGTTACTTCAGCAGCGAATGCTCGCGGATTTGATAATGTAGATTGTAGCAATATGACTCCAGATCTACTAGCAGCAGCGATTCAGTTGTTGGTTGGAACTGTTCCTACAGATTTTATACCATAA
- a CDS encoding right-handed parallel beta-helix repeat-containing protein, with translation MNYKNILLMSVVLLSHMVNATSSNVEQDVASNRFCAPSGGKGLACIQDTICELTNKIDALVCCEDLCAATVITEAQILSESGIYCLGNDVTGTIIITGSSITLNLNGYVVLSGSDGIAVASTASDVRIRNGSVRGSGADRGIFINGATDVRIEDVTCENWEIGIYALDAFTVTFDHVMCNDNGTATIFENSVGAVVRNSTFNNNEFGALAVNGSIVEFINCSASGGTQISSDCSLRGQSVPALRVINRLKAKNMTRRASSNSLVGFLCDNATALYRDCSAFNFAVGFTSEFGQIDAFNAVAESCCIGFSPIGDRATLTNCIAENNFEAGFFSGTGLGEVIFRECVAKGNFGFGFFDDTLGTDNVSNMYLNCVACNNGTNYSPNIIAANNAPVTTAIAARGFDNIDCDLPEPATCAAKMVSEPQTLTEPGVYCLTNDIVGTIVIEGSGITLDLNGYTVIEQLLRATDSAIYVNDSDEVRIKNGRVEGGDNFNSSGIYVRDSYNVRIEDVTCEGWYRGIRAKYSSELVLDRVISSYNYDGVNCKEVTGLVIRDSIFDYNANSGVHVRRNSQGEILRCTGTGDNNFPITDLVTFGATTFHVHESQVILRECSATGYVIGFSAKGCRSSVDLYNCVAESNYEGFVLDGSRVNATNCASNNNAFSGFFMPVDCEGGFVTLRNCSTTGNSSFGFLDATLVGSVNMYLNCVACANGINYSPNIVLANNAPVTSAANARGFANVDCSDMTPDLLAAVIQLLLIP, from the coding sequence ATGAATTATAAAAATATTTTGTTGATGTCTGTTGTGTTGCTTTCTCATATGGTAAATGCAACCAGTAGTAATGTTGAGCAGGATGTTGCATCAAATAGATTTTGTGCGCCCAGTGGTGGAAAGGGTTTAGCGTGTATACAAGACACTATTTGTGAGCTAACAAATAAAATTGATGCTCTTGTATGCTGTGAAGACCTATGCGCAGCTACGGTAATTACGGAAGCACAAATATTATCAGAAAGTGGTATCTATTGCTTGGGTAATGACGTAACAGGAACCATTATCATTACAGGATCAAGCATTACATTGAACTTGAACGGGTATGTAGTATTATCTGGTTCTGATGGAATTGCAGTTGCATCAACCGCATCAGATGTGCGCATCCGTAATGGATCTGTACGAGGTTCTGGGGCCGATCGGGGTATATTTATTAATGGCGCAACTGACGTGCGCATAGAAGATGTAACCTGTGAGAACTGGGAGATCGGTATTTATGCCCTTGATGCATTCACTGTTACTTTTGACCACGTGATGTGTAACGACAACGGTACGGCAACAATCTTTGAAAATAGTGTTGGAGCTGTTGTTCGCAATAGTACCTTTAATAATAATGAATTTGGAGCGTTGGCAGTAAACGGTAGTATTGTTGAATTTATTAATTGTTCTGCATCAGGAGGAACTCAGATTTCTTCAGATTGTAGTCTAAGAGGACAAAGTGTCCCTGCTTTGCGAGTAATTAATCGTTTGAAAGCAAAAAATATGACGCGACGGGCTTCAAGCAATAGTTTGGTTGGGTTTCTTTGTGATAATGCGACTGCATTATATCGCGATTGTTCAGCATTTAATTTTGCGGTAGGTTTTACCAGTGAGTTTGGTCAAATTGACGCGTTTAATGCAGTAGCTGAAAGTTGTTGTATAGGATTTTCACCCATTGGAGACAGGGCCACTTTGACAAACTGTATAGCGGAAAATAATTTTGAAGCTGGATTTTTCTCAGGGACAGGCTTAGGTGAAGTTATTTTTCGTGAGTGCGTAGCAAAAGGTAATTTTGGATTTGGTTTTTTTGACGACACGCTGGGAACTGATAATGTATCAAACATGTACTTAAATTGTGTTGCATGCAATAACGGCACTAACTATTCTCCTAATATTATAGCTGCGAATAATGCGCCAGTTACTACTGCGATAGCTGCGCGTGGTTTTGATAATATTGATTGTGATCTTCCAGAACCAGCAACATGCGCAGCAAAAATGGTTTCAGAACCACAAACACTTACAGAACCAGGTGTGTATTGTTTGACTAACGATATTGTTGGAACGATTGTTATTGAAGGTTCAGGAATAACGTTAGATTTGAACGGTTATACTGTTATTGAGCAGTTGTTAAGAGCTACTGACAGTGCCATTTATGTCAACGATTCAGATGAAGTACGTATCAAAAATGGCCGTGTAGAAGGTGGTGACAATTTCAACAGCAGCGGTATTTATGTACGTGATTCTTACAATGTGAGAATTGAAGATGTAACGTGCGAAGGTTGGTACCGTGGTATTCGAGCAAAATATAGCTCTGAACTGGTTCTTGACCGCGTTATTTCAAGCTACAATTATGATGGTGTAAACTGCAAAGAAGTTACAGGGCTTGTGATACGCGATTCTATTTTCGATTACAACGCTAATAGTGGGGTGCATGTACGTCGTAATAGCCAAGGTGAGATTTTGCGATGTACTGGAACGGGAGATAATAACTTTCCAATTACAGATTTAGTAACATTTGGTGCAACTACTTTCCATGTTCATGAATCGCAAGTAATACTGCGTGAATGCTCAGCTACTGGTTATGTAATTGGTTTTTCTGCTAAAGGATGCCGTTCTAGCGTAGACTTGTATAATTGCGTTGCAGAGAGCAACTATGAAGGTTTTGTATTGGATGGTTCGCGAGTAAATGCAACGAATTGTGCTTCGAACAATAATGCTTTCAGTGGATTCTTTATGCCAGTAGATTGTGAAGGTGGTTTTGTCACACTACGCAATTGTTCAACGACAGGTAACAGTAGTTTTGGATTTCTTGATGCTACCCTTGTAGGATCAGTAAACATGTATTTAAACTGTGTTGCATGCGCCAATGGTATCAACTACTCACCTAATATCGTTTTAGCAAATAATGCTCCGGTTACTTCAGCAGCGAATGCTCGTGGATTTGCTAATGTAGATTGTAGTGATATGACTCCAGATTTATTGGCAGCCGTGATTCAGTTATTACTTATACCATAA
- a CDS encoding right-handed parallel beta-helix repeat-containing protein, producing MNYKSMLLTGAVLFFHLVNATGNVSNKGVDASRASNGKGLSCIQDTLCALVEKVDNLASCEDNTCAATVITEAQLLSDSGIYCLGNDVTGTIIITGSSITLNLNGHVVLSGSDGIAVASTASDVRIKNGFVRGSGADRGIFINGATDVRIEDVTCENWENGIYALDAFTVTLDRVMCNENEVGVLFENSTAAVVRNSAFNDNLLGTLSINGSIVEFINCSALGEIASDCLRQRAVVDQSALNRFGGKNAMRACTQNNETIGFGCGDATALYRDCSAFNLFFGFMAEGGQTDTFNSVAQGSFIGFALFGDRHTLTNCLAENNFEAGFASETFQGSGEVIFRECVAKGNFGYGFLETDVVTDNVSNMYLNCVACNNGTNYSPNILGANNAPVTTPTAARGFDNIDCDLKEPATCAAKMVSEPQTLTEPGVYCLTNDISGTIVIEGSGITLDLNGYTVFAQLLKAGNNNGINISDVDEVRIKNGRVQGADNFNSSGIFVTNSSNVRIEDVTCEGWTIGTEMECSSEVVLDRVFSSYNDNGATCNHVTGLVIRDSIFDYNSDNGVYLNGGSQGEIVRCTGTGNNDFPITDLVTLGATTFHVDESQVILRDCSASGYVIGFSVTGCRCSVDLYNCVAEQNYEGFVLDGLRACATNCASNNNVFSGFFMPVDCEGGFVTLRDCSAISNSSFGFVDSTVPTDTSVNMYLNCVACLNGINYSPNIILANNAPVTSAANARGFDNIDCSDTTPDLLAAVIQLLLTS from the coding sequence ATGAATTATAAAAGCATGTTGCTAACAGGTGCTGTATTATTCTTTCATTTGGTAAATGCAACCGGTAATGTGAGCAATAAAGGGGTTGATGCTTCTCGGGCATCTAATGGAAAGGGTTTATCCTGTATTCAAGATACACTGTGTGCGCTTGTAGAAAAAGTTGATAATCTTGCGTCTTGCGAAGATAATACATGCGCAGCTACGGTAATTACGGAAGCACAATTATTATCAGACAGTGGTATTTATTGCTTGGGTAATGACGTAACAGGAACCATTATCATTACAGGATCAAGTATTACATTGAACTTGAACGGGCATGTAGTATTATCTGGTTCTGATGGAATTGCAGTTGCATCAACTGCATCAGATGTACGTATTAAAAATGGATTTGTACGAGGGTCTGGCGCCGATCGAGGTATATTTATTAATGGTGCAACTGACGTACGCATAGAAGATGTAACTTGTGAGAACTGGGAAAATGGTATTTACGCCCTTGATGCATTTACTGTTACATTGGATCGCGTGATGTGTAATGAAAACGAAGTTGGTGTGTTATTTGAAAACAGTACAGCAGCCGTTGTTCGTAATAGTGCGTTTAATGATAACTTGCTTGGGACCCTTTCAATAAATGGTAGTATTGTTGAATTTATTAATTGTTCTGCGTTAGGCGAGATTGCCTCAGACTGCTTAAGACAACGAGCTGTTGTGGATCAGTCGGCTCTTAATCGGTTTGGCGGAAAAAATGCAATGCGAGCATGTACACAAAATAATGAGACAATTGGATTCGGTTGTGGTGATGCAACTGCACTCTATCGCGATTGTTCCGCATTTAATCTCTTTTTTGGTTTTATGGCTGAAGGTGGGCAAACCGATACCTTTAATTCAGTTGCTCAAGGCAGCTTCATAGGATTTGCTCTTTTTGGTGATAGACATACGCTTACAAATTGTTTAGCTGAAAATAACTTTGAAGCTGGATTTGCGTCAGAGACTTTTCAAGGTTCAGGTGAAGTTATATTCCGTGAGTGTGTGGCTAAAGGTAATTTTGGATATGGTTTTTTAGAAACGGACGTAGTAACTGATAATGTATCAAACATGTACTTAAATTGTGTTGCATGTAATAACGGTACTAACTATTCTCCTAATATTTTAGGTGCGAATAATGCGCCAGTCACTACACCGACAGCAGCTCGTGGTTTTGACAATATTGATTGTGATTTAAAAGAACCAGCAACATGTGCAGCAAAAATGGTTTCAGAACCACAAACACTTACAGAACCAGGTGTATATTGTTTGACTAACGATATTAGCGGGACGATTGTTATTGAAGGTTCAGGAATAACGTTAGATTTGAACGGTTATACTGTTTTTGCACAATTATTAAAAGCTGGTAATAACAATGGTATTAATATCAGCGATGTAGATGAAGTACGTATCAAAAATGGCCGTGTACAAGGCGCTGATAACTTCAATAGCAGCGGTATTTTTGTAACTAATTCTTCCAACGTGAGAATAGAAGATGTTACTTGTGAAGGTTGGACTATTGGTACTGAGATGGAATGTAGTTCTGAAGTAGTTTTGGATCGCGTATTTTCTAGTTATAACGATAATGGTGCAACATGTAATCATGTTACAGGGCTTGTGATACGCGATTCTATTTTTGATTACAACTCTGATAATGGGGTGTATTTAAATGGTGGTTCTCAAGGTGAGATTGTGCGATGTACTGGAACGGGAAATAATGACTTCCCAATTACAGATTTAGTAACATTGGGCGCAACTACTTTCCATGTTGATGAATCGCAAGTAATACTGCGTGATTGTTCAGCATCTGGTTATGTAATTGGTTTTTCTGTTACAGGATGCCGTTGTAGCGTAGACTTGTACAATTGCGTTGCAGAACAAAACTATGAAGGGTTTGTATTGGATGGTTTGCGAGCATGTGCGACAAATTGTGCTTCGAACAATAATGTTTTCAGTGGATTCTTTATGCCAGTAGATTGCGAAGGCGGTTTTGTTACACTACGCGATTGTTCAGCGATAAGTAACAGTAGTTTTGGATTTGTTGATTCTACTGTTCCTACTGATACATCAGTAAATATGTATTTAAACTGTGTCGCATGTCTTAATGGCATTAACTACTCACCTAATATTATTTTAGCAAATAATGCTCCGGTTACTTCAGCAGCGAACGCTCGTGGGTTTGACAATATAGATTGTAGCGATACAACTCCAGATTTGTTGGCAGCCGTGATTCAGTTATTACTTACATCATAA
- a CDS encoding right-handed parallel beta-helix repeat-containing protein produces MYNKKLFIRVALLFNVVCATSALAEQEVASSRFYEPTGSRGQTWIEEALCQLGQKIDDIDVCCEDPCASTPVTEAVILTESGIYCLANDITGTMIIAGSSITLNLNGHIIFSGSDGIAIASTASDVRIRNGFLKGSGSDRAIFINGATDVRIEDVSCESWDIGIYALDATTVSADRVMCNENCTAGMLFENSTPVLVRNSTFNDNQIGGFATGDSSVGFINCSASGQVSSDCLRQRPIDDLSAIDLFRTKKLTRTCIQSNEQVGFYCAGATVLYRDCSASNNFIGFLSEGGQTDFFNSVAESNCLGFVLESDRHTLTNCLAENNVEAGFASEPYLGEVIFRECIAKTNAVYGFLEVDIATDNAKNMYLNCVACNNGINYSPNIIAANNAPVTTSKAARGFDNIDCSLPEPPTCAAKQVSEPQTLIEPGIYCLTNDICGTICIEGSSITLDLNGYTIHGTCDNNAICVKCTDEVRIKNGRVEGSYYAHAGIDVRDSLNVRIEDVTCEGWSIGIKVKYSSQVVLERIISSDNQQGVNCKEVNGLIIRNSIFDYNCENGVYVRSNSQAELVGCSAKNEFTDQADAIAFHCADSKVLLRDCFADGYGVGFGAECSGNVQMYNCVAECNTVSGFSVDGDQIYLTNCVATKNYNGFVMPSSYDGKVTLRDCVANANEEFGFFDGTTPTDESDNMYLNCVACDNDTNYSFNIILANNAPVTSAANARGFDNIDCSDFTPDLLSHVIEVLLG; encoded by the coding sequence ATGTATAATAAAAAATTGTTTATAAGGGTTGCACTACTGTTTAATGTGGTATGTGCAACAAGCGCCTTGGCTGAGCAAGAAGTTGCATCTAGTAGATTTTATGAGCCAACAGGCTCACGAGGTCAAACATGGATTGAAGAAGCACTTTGTCAACTTGGACAGAAAATTGATGATATTGATGTTTGTTGTGAAGATCCATGTGCCTCTACGCCAGTTACAGAAGCGGTAATACTGACAGAAAGCGGTATTTATTGCCTTGCTAATGACATAACAGGGACAATGATTATTGCAGGATCAAGCATTACATTGAACTTAAACGGACATATAATATTTTCAGGTTCTGATGGAATTGCGATTGCATCAACTGCATCAGATGTTCGTATTAGAAATGGTTTTTTAAAAGGATCTGGATCAGATCGAGCTATCTTTATCAATGGTGCAACTGACGTGCGCATAGAAGATGTAAGTTGTGAAAGCTGGGACATAGGTATTTACGCACTGGATGCTACTACCGTTTCGGCTGATCGAGTTATGTGTAATGAGAATTGTACAGCAGGTATGTTATTTGAAAATAGTACTCCAGTTTTAGTTCGTAATAGTACGTTTAATGATAATCAGATAGGCGGATTTGCGACAGGCGACAGTAGTGTTGGATTTATTAATTGTTCTGCGTCAGGGCAGGTTTCTTCAGATTGCTTAAGACAGCGTCCTATTGATGATCTGTCTGCAATTGATCTTTTTAGAACAAAAAAACTAACGCGAACATGCATACAAAGCAACGAGCAAGTTGGGTTTTATTGTGCTGGTGCAACGGTATTATACCGCGATTGTTCGGCTTCGAACAATTTTATAGGTTTTTTGAGTGAGGGAGGTCAAACTGATTTCTTTAATTCCGTTGCTGAAAGTAACTGTCTAGGGTTTGTGCTTGAGAGCGATCGGCATACTTTAACAAATTGTTTAGCAGAAAATAACGTTGAAGCTGGATTTGCATCAGAGCCTTATTTGGGTGAAGTTATTTTCCGTGAATGTATTGCAAAGACGAACGCTGTATATGGTTTTTTAGAAGTGGATATAGCAACTGATAATGCAAAGAACATGTATTTAAACTGTGTTGCATGTAATAACGGCATTAACTATTCTCCTAACATTATAGCAGCCAATAACGCTCCAGTAACTACGTCGAAAGCCGCTCGTGGATTTGATAATATTGATTGTAGCTTGCCGGAACCACCAACATGTGCAGCAAAACAAGTTTCAGAACCACAAACATTGATAGAGCCCGGTATTTATTGTTTGACCAATGATATTTGTGGCACAATTTGCATTGAAGGATCAAGCATCACCTTAGATTTGAATGGATACACAATTCATGGTACGTGCGATAATAACGCTATTTGTGTTAAGTGTACGGATGAAGTGCGTATTAAAAATGGACGAGTAGAGGGTAGTTATTATGCTCATGCTGGTATTGATGTACGTGATTCTCTCAATGTGAGAATAGAAGATGTTACTTGCGAGGGTTGGTCTATCGGTATTAAAGTAAAATATAGTTCGCAAGTGGTTCTTGAACGCATTATTTCCAGTGACAATCAGCAAGGCGTAAATTGTAAGGAGGTTAATGGACTTATAATACGAAATTCTATTTTCGACTACAACTGTGAGAATGGGGTCTATGTACGATCCAATAGTCAAGCTGAGCTCGTTGGATGTTCTGCAAAGAATGAATTTACGGATCAAGCGGATGCAATTGCGTTTCATTGTGCTGATTCTAAAGTGTTGTTGCGTGATTGTTTTGCCGACGGATATGGTGTTGGATTTGGTGCAGAATGCAGCGGGAACGTTCAGATGTATAACTGTGTTGCAGAATGCAATACGGTATCAGGATTTTCAGTAGATGGCGATCAGATTTATTTAACAAACTGTGTTGCTACTAAAAACTATAACGGATTTGTGATGCCGTCGTCATATGATGGTAAAGTTACTTTGCGTGATTGCGTTGCAAATGCTAATGAAGAATTTGGATTTTTTGATGGAACTACTCCGACAGATGAATCAGATAATATGTATCTAAATTGCGTCGCTTGCGATAATGATACTAATTATTCTTTCAATATTATTCTTGCAAATAACGCGCCGGTTACTTCAGCGGCTAATGCACGTGGATTTGATAATATTGATTGTTCAGATTTTACACCTGATTTGCTATCTCATGTAATTGAAGTGTTACTTGGTTAG